From Bacillus solimangrovi, the proteins below share one genomic window:
- a CDS encoding right-handed parallel beta-helix repeat-containing protein, protein MKYIVEYTFSDEVQAKQPTYSYDLVFLNLAKGVLKVTIRIVPTQFATVQDAITAANPGDSIQILAGVFDGFQVTKERLNIFGCGIGKTIIAGTPAQGSNSGIFVNANQTILQGMTVQGFSENGVLILTSHNILKHIESKFNMRHGFDGDVASNNNLILKCIATFNGISGFRFNDSEHNCLIDCQSKLNDSSGYQSEAPNNMFIACSSVENSTGFNISASHTLFNNVVNKEGGDGIRLFGSSNNIIQNKVSNSMENGVRVLNATSLHVIDSNIIRNNGVVSPANTAGIKVEALSSGSTIRFNKANGNIDVDIEAMAPANTNNTFDGNKCMNSIPITICNS, encoded by the coding sequence GTGAAATATATAGTCGAATATACATTTTCAGACGAAGTACAAGCAAAACAACCCACCTATTCATATGATTTAGTATTTCTAAATTTAGCGAAGGGTGTGTTGAAAGTGACGATACGTATTGTGCCTACACAATTTGCAACGGTACAGGATGCAATCACTGCAGCCAATCCTGGTGATAGTATTCAAATATTAGCGGGTGTGTTCGATGGGTTTCAAGTGACGAAGGAAAGATTAAATATTTTTGGTTGTGGAATTGGAAAAACAATAATTGCGGGAACGCCAGCGCAAGGGAGTAATTCCGGAATATTTGTAAATGCAAATCAGACTATTCTTCAAGGCATGACTGTTCAGGGGTTCTCTGAAAATGGCGTGTTAATCTTAACGAGTCATAACATATTGAAACATATTGAATCAAAATTCAATATGCGTCATGGTTTTGACGGGGATGTGGCTTCTAATAATAACTTAATATTGAAATGTATAGCTACATTTAACGGAATTAGTGGATTCCGTTTTAATGATAGTGAACATAATTGCTTAATAGATTGTCAATCTAAGTTGAATGATTCTAGTGGATATCAGAGTGAAGCACCAAATAATATGTTTATAGCATGTTCATCTGTAGAAAATAGCACTGGGTTTAATATTTCTGCGTCTCATACTTTATTTAATAATGTAGTGAATAAGGAAGGAGGAGATGGAATTAGATTATTTGGTAGTAGTAATAACATCATTCAAAATAAAGTAAGTAACAGTATGGAAAATGGAGTAAGGGTGCTAAATGCAACAAGTTTACATGTTATCGATTCAAATATTATTCGGAATAATGGTGTTGTTTCTCCTGCGAATACGGCGGGGATAAAAGTTGAAGCGTTGTCTAGTGGGAGTACGATCCGCTTTAATAAAGCTAATGGAAATATCGATGTGGATATTGAAGCAATGGCTCCTGCGAATACGAATAATACATTTGATGGTAATAAGTGTATGAATAGTATTCCTATAACGATATGTAATTCTTAG
- a CDS encoding multicopper oxidase family protein — MNLEKFVDPMPIMPILKPTAINNGIPYYEVTMLQCKQKLHRDLPPTKIWGYDGLFPGPTIAVWRNQKIEVLWKNELPRKHFLPIDTTVHGAEEWNPEVRTVVHLHGGATPSDSDGYPESWFTHGFEIVGPTFSRFVYCYPNDQPPTALWYHDHAMGITRLNIYAGLVGMYLIYDLHEQSLGLPKGPFEVPLVIQDRSFKPDGSLYYPRQPKPPVKGVDPSVLPDFFADTILVNGKVWPYFEVEPRKYRFRILNGSNARFYNLSLSSGQPFYQIGTDQGLLQQPVIVSELLLSPAERADIIIDFSEYPNQFIQLKNDAASPYPQGDDVDPDTTAFVMEFRVTKPLSSKDDSIIPYFLTYIPKLTEKDASNNRNLTLVLRPDQYERNIHLLDGKLWTDPISEDPKLGSIETWTFINLTEASHPIHLHLVRFQVLDRQTFDVDYYKKTGKIRTTGPKRLPDLNERGLKDTVRADPGEITRIIVPFGPYSGRYVWHCHILEHEDYEMMRPYIVIDE; from the coding sequence ATGAATTTAGAAAAATTTGTAGACCCAATGCCTATCATGCCTATTCTTAAGCCAACTGCGATAAATAATGGTATCCCATATTATGAAGTGACCATGCTACAATGCAAACAGAAGCTTCATCGTGACTTACCTCCGACGAAAATATGGGGATATGACGGATTATTCCCTGGACCGACGATAGCTGTCTGGCGCAACCAAAAGATTGAAGTTCTCTGGAAAAATGAATTACCGAGAAAGCACTTTCTTCCTATCGATACAACGGTTCACGGCGCAGAAGAATGGAATCCTGAAGTGAGGACAGTTGTACACTTACATGGAGGTGCAACACCATCAGATAGTGATGGGTATCCTGAAAGCTGGTTCACTCATGGATTTGAAATTGTTGGCCCTACCTTCTCAAGATTCGTATATTGTTATCCTAATGATCAACCACCAACAGCATTATGGTATCACGACCATGCAATGGGCATTACTCGCTTAAACATCTATGCAGGTTTAGTCGGTATGTATCTCATCTATGACTTACATGAGCAATCACTCGGATTACCGAAAGGACCTTTTGAAGTTCCGCTTGTCATTCAAGATCGCTCCTTTAAGCCAGACGGTTCTTTGTATTATCCGAGACAACCGAAGCCACCTGTTAAAGGAGTTGATCCTTCTGTTCTACCTGATTTTTTTGCAGATACGATATTAGTTAACGGGAAAGTATGGCCGTATTTTGAAGTTGAACCTCGTAAATATCGCTTTCGTATCTTAAATGGTTCTAATGCTCGCTTTTACAACCTAAGCTTATCTTCAGGTCAACCATTCTATCAAATTGGAACTGATCAAGGTTTACTACAACAGCCTGTCATCGTTTCTGAGCTTTTATTATCACCAGCAGAACGAGCAGATATTATTATCGATTTCTCTGAATATCCTAATCAATTCATTCAATTAAAAAATGACGCTGCTTCCCCATACCCTCAAGGAGATGATGTTGACCCTGATACTACTGCATTCGTTATGGAATTTCGCGTTACGAAACCACTATCAAGCAAAGATGATAGCATCATCCCTTACTTCTTAACATACATACCAAAATTAACTGAAAAAGATGCTAGTAACAATCGTAATCTCACACTCGTTCTAAGACCAGATCAATACGAACGAAACATTCACTTATTAGATGGAAAGCTGTGGACTGACCCAATCTCAGAAGATCCGAAGCTCGGTAGCATTGAGACATGGACGTTCATTAACCTTACTGAAGCATCACATCCAATCCACCTACATTTAGTTCGCTTCCAAGTTCTCGATCGTCAAACATTTGATGTTGATTATTATAAAAAAACAGGTAAAATTCGTACAACAGGTCCGAAAAGGCTGCCCGACCTTAATGAACGTGGTTTGAAAGATACCGTGCGGGCTGATCCAGGTGAAATCACACGAATCATCGTTCCGTTCGGTCCTTATTCAGGTCGTTACGTTTGGCATTGCCACATACTAGAGCATGAAGATTATGAAATGATGCGCCCATATATAGTTATAGACGAATAA
- a CDS encoding alanine/glycine:cation symporter family protein, translated as MDIITSIVGMLNDFIWSKLLIATLLALGLYFTLRTKLVQFRLIPEMFRLLKESPEHKSKDSISSFQAFSISTASRVGTGNMAGVATAIAGGGPGAVFWMWVIALIGGASSFVESTLAQIYKEKDEKGFFRGGPAYYIEKALNQRWLGIIFAILLIICYGFVFNALQANTITLAFNNSFEMSRGLLGIFLAIVTALVIFGGVKRIANFTQIVVPVMAIVYIVIAVIVIAMNFTLIPELIGTIVSSAFGFREVASGGVGAAIMLGIKRGLFSNEAGMGSVPNAAATADVSHPVKQGLIQTLGVFVDTIILCSATAFIILLAGNDTGDLTGIELLQESLNIHIGGWAGYLISFAILLFAFSSIIGNYYYGESNIQFINSNKGLMYFYRAVVISMVLWGSVVGIDIVWSLADLFMGLMALINLVVIAILGKFAFSALDDYLKQRKAGQNPTFHVDNIHGLENVECWGEKGSKKQESN; from the coding sequence ATGGATATTATTACTTCAATTGTCGGAATGTTAAATGACTTCATTTGGTCGAAGTTACTCATTGCTACATTACTAGCGTTAGGTCTTTATTTTACGCTTCGTACAAAGTTAGTTCAATTTCGTCTTATTCCCGAAATGTTCAGATTATTAAAAGAAAGTCCTGAACACAAATCGAAAGACAGTATCTCATCTTTCCAAGCATTTTCAATCAGTACTGCTTCACGTGTTGGCACTGGTAATATGGCCGGAGTTGCAACTGCAATCGCTGGTGGTGGACCAGGAGCAGTATTCTGGATGTGGGTTATTGCACTAATCGGTGGAGCATCAAGCTTCGTTGAAAGTACATTAGCACAAATTTATAAAGAAAAAGATGAAAAAGGATTCTTCCGTGGTGGCCCTGCTTATTACATAGAAAAAGCACTAAACCAACGCTGGCTCGGTATAATTTTCGCTATCTTACTTATCATTTGTTACGGTTTCGTCTTCAATGCATTACAAGCAAACACAATTACACTTGCATTCAATAACTCATTTGAGATGAGTCGTGGTCTGTTAGGTATCTTTCTTGCCATTGTTACAGCACTAGTTATCTTCGGTGGTGTAAAACGTATTGCCAATTTCACACAGATTGTTGTACCAGTTATGGCGATTGTTTACATTGTCATTGCTGTCATCGTTATCGCAATGAACTTCACGCTTATCCCTGAATTGATCGGAACAATTGTTTCAAGTGCATTCGGTTTTCGTGAAGTGGCTAGTGGTGGTGTAGGTGCTGCAATTATGTTAGGAATTAAGCGTGGTCTATTCTCGAATGAAGCGGGTATGGGTAGTGTTCCAAACGCTGCTGCAACAGCTGATGTATCACACCCTGTTAAACAAGGTCTAATTCAAACATTAGGTGTATTCGTTGATACGATTATCCTATGTTCAGCTACTGCATTCATTATTTTACTTGCTGGTAATGATACTGGTGATCTAACTGGTATTGAATTACTTCAAGAATCATTAAACATTCATATTGGTGGCTGGGCAGGTTACTTAATTTCATTTGCAATTCTGTTATTTGCATTCAGTTCAATTATCGGAAATTATTATTACGGTGAGTCTAACATTCAATTTATTAACTCAAACAAAGGGTTAATGTACTTCTATCGTGCGGTTGTTATCTCAATGGTACTATGGGGTTCTGTTGTTGGAATCGATATCGTTTGGAGTTTAGCAGATCTATTCATGGGGCTAATGGCGCTCATTAACTTAGTAGTTATTGCGATACTCGGTAAATTTGCATTTAGTGCTCTCGACGATTACTTGAAACAGCGAAAAGCTGGTCAAAACCCAACTTTCCATGTTGACAATATTCACGGCTTAGAAAATGTGGAATGCTGGGGTGAAAAAGGAAGTAAAAAGCAAGAAAGTAATTAA
- the proB gene encoding glutamate 5-kinase encodes MTKKRIVVKIGSSSLTNEKGGLAEQKLSEHVDALVRLKERGHEVVLISSGAVAAGFTDLGYPTRPITIVGKQAAAAVGQGLLMQGYTEKFKTHQIVTAQMLLTRQNFHQKEQYCNAYNALNELLKRGVLPIINENDSVAVEELTFGDNDMLSALVAGMIHADMLIILTDVNGLYDKNPKVYSDAKKYAFLPYIEEQLFQEASEESSSGLGTGGMRSKIEAAQTSLSLGISAFIGMGEGTDKLVDILQGKGNGTYIGNPVRAHVNNTKQWVGLHSEVKGTIVVDEGAKLALTQRQKSLLPAGVVDVTGDFSAGDVVEVIDQKGKVLGKGQVNYESEELQTIKGLPSDEAIEKTNRKSKVVIHRNQWVENGKESVIK; translated from the coding sequence ATGACGAAGAAACGTATCGTCGTGAAGATAGGAAGTAGCTCGTTAACAAATGAGAAGGGAGGCTTGGCTGAACAGAAGCTATCAGAACACGTTGACGCATTAGTTCGTTTGAAAGAAAGAGGTCATGAAGTGGTGCTTATATCTTCAGGGGCTGTAGCGGCAGGCTTCACAGATCTTGGGTATCCGACACGACCGATTACAATTGTAGGGAAGCAAGCAGCAGCAGCTGTCGGACAGGGGCTATTAATGCAAGGCTATACAGAAAAGTTCAAGACACATCAGATTGTAACTGCTCAAATGTTATTAACAAGGCAAAATTTTCATCAAAAGGAACAGTACTGCAACGCTTATAATGCATTAAATGAACTACTCAAACGAGGTGTACTACCAATCATCAACGAAAATGATTCGGTTGCAGTAGAGGAGTTAACGTTCGGGGATAATGATATGTTATCTGCTCTCGTTGCGGGAATGATTCATGCTGATATGCTCATCATTTTAACTGATGTGAACGGGTTGTACGATAAAAATCCAAAAGTGTATTCAGATGCGAAAAAATATGCGTTTCTTCCATATATTGAAGAACAGTTATTCCAAGAAGCATCGGAAGAGTCTTCTTCAGGTCTTGGTACAGGGGGGATGCGTTCGAAGATTGAAGCGGCACAAACATCGCTATCACTAGGAATTAGTGCATTCATAGGTATGGGAGAAGGTACGGATAAATTAGTGGATATCCTTCAAGGTAAAGGCAATGGGACGTATATAGGAAACCCTGTTCGTGCCCATGTAAATAATACGAAGCAGTGGGTTGGACTACATTCGGAAGTGAAAGGAACGATAGTCGTTGATGAAGGAGCGAAGCTGGCACTTACACAGCGCCAAAAAAGCCTGCTTCCAGCTGGTGTTGTGGACGTAACAGGAGATTTCAGTGCTGGCGATGTTGTTGAGGTTATCGATCAAAAGGGCAAAGTGCTTGGCAAAGGGCAAGTGAACTATGAAAGTGAGGAGCTTCAGACGATTAAGGGGTTACCGAGTGATGAGGCAATTGAGAAAACAAATCGAAAAAGTAAAGTGGTTATTCATCGAAATCAATGGGTAGAAAATGGGAAGGAGAGTGTTATCAAATGA
- a CDS encoding glutamate-5-semialdehyde dehydrogenase gives MSELVKKAQLLQAVSSEMAVKTTEQKNEALRLIAKELLAQSTFIIEENEKDISKGRENGLNESLIDRLALSQQRISEMADALNQLTELNDPIGDVIDEWSRPNELQINQVRVPLGVIGMIYEARPNVTVDATSLCLKTGNAVLLRGSSSASYSNQALVQVIHDALKKSSLPYEAVQLLHDTSRETASEMFKLNEYLDVLIPRGGAGLIQTVVINASVPVLETGVGNCHIYLDETAKKDMGISIAVNAKTQRPSVCNAAETILVHEQWAQEHLGDLIVALQEKNVQIRACKRANELVDGLHEAVEADWSTEFLDYIVALKVVSNVSEAITHINEYGTKHSEAIISETDVNIADFFQRVDAAALYHNASTRFTDGFEFGFGAEIGISTQKLHARGPMGLTALTSAKYIVRGTGQIK, from the coding sequence ATGAGTGAATTAGTGAAAAAAGCTCAGTTATTGCAAGCTGTAAGTAGTGAAATGGCTGTAAAAACAACAGAGCAGAAGAATGAGGCATTACGTCTTATTGCGAAAGAGTTGTTGGCACAATCTACATTTATTATTGAAGAAAATGAAAAAGATATTTCAAAAGGTAGAGAGAACGGTCTTAATGAATCATTAATTGATCGACTTGCTTTGTCACAGCAGCGTATCTCTGAAATGGCAGATGCATTAAACCAATTAACAGAGCTGAATGACCCAATTGGTGATGTCATTGACGAATGGTCTCGTCCAAATGAATTACAAATAAATCAAGTACGAGTTCCCTTAGGTGTCATCGGGATGATTTATGAAGCTCGTCCAAATGTTACGGTTGATGCAACAAGTTTATGTCTTAAAACGGGAAATGCGGTGTTATTAAGAGGTAGTTCGTCAGCATCATATTCCAATCAAGCGCTTGTGCAAGTTATCCATGATGCGTTGAAGAAATCTTCACTTCCATATGAAGCAGTGCAATTGTTACATGATACGAGTCGTGAAACAGCTTCTGAGATGTTCAAGCTAAATGAATATCTTGATGTTCTAATTCCACGTGGTGGTGCAGGCCTAATCCAAACTGTTGTAATAAATGCGAGTGTACCTGTCCTTGAAACAGGTGTCGGTAACTGTCATATCTATTTAGATGAAACAGCTAAGAAAGATATGGGAATTTCAATAGCAGTAAACGCCAAGACTCAACGGCCTTCTGTTTGTAATGCCGCAGAGACGATTCTCGTTCATGAACAGTGGGCACAGGAGCACTTAGGAGATCTAATCGTTGCTCTACAAGAAAAGAATGTGCAGATACGAGCGTGTAAACGTGCCAACGAACTAGTTGACGGACTACATGAGGCAGTTGAAGCAGATTGGTCAACAGAATTTTTAGACTACATTGTTGCTCTAAAAGTTGTGAGTAATGTCTCTGAAGCTATTACACATATTAACGAGTATGGAACGAAGCATTCAGAAGCAATTATTTCTGAAACAGATGTGAACATTGCAGACTTCTTCCAACGTGTTGATGCAGCAGCACTTTATCATAATGCGTCTACACGTTTCACTGATGGGTTTGAATTTGGCTTCGGAGCTGAAATTGGCATTAGTACACAAAAGCTACATGCACGTGGACCGATGGGATTAACGGCTTTAACATCTGCAAAATACATTGTAAGAGGAACAGGACAAATCAAATAA
- a CDS encoding N-acetyltransferase, producing MILSKAVVTDIEPIFHMIASYAKDGILLPRTKLSLYENMQCMTVAKEDGEVVGCGSLHVLGHDLAEVRSLVVAQNQKGKGTGRAIVEQLMEEATSLGVEHVFSMTYEVLFFEKCGFEPVDKESMPEKIWKDCLSCPKLRNCDENAMIRRTNAYIEQSSKRFVSSYSYRS from the coding sequence ATGATTTTATCCAAAGCTGTTGTAACAGATATTGAACCGATATTTCATATGATTGCTTCATATGCAAAAGATGGCATTCTTCTTCCACGTACAAAACTATCACTCTATGAAAATATGCAATGTATGACTGTTGCAAAAGAAGACGGAGAGGTCGTTGGATGTGGCAGCTTACACGTTCTCGGTCATGACCTTGCCGAAGTACGTTCACTCGTCGTTGCCCAAAACCAAAAGGGAAAGGGCACAGGACGAGCAATTGTGGAACAATTGATGGAAGAAGCCACCTCCCTTGGTGTTGAGCACGTATTCTCGATGACTTACGAAGTACTATTTTTCGAAAAATGTGGTTTTGAGCCTGTTGATAAGGAAAGTATGCCAGAGAAGATTTGGAAGGATTGCTTATCATGCCCGAAACTTCGTAACTGTGATGAAAATGCAATGATTCGTAGAACAAATGCTTATATCGAACAGTCATCAAAGCGGTTTGTAAGCAGTTATTCATATAGAAGTTAA